Proteins encoded together in one Salvelinus fontinalis isolate EN_2023a chromosome 6, ASM2944872v1, whole genome shotgun sequence window:
- the LOC129858123 gene encoding zinc finger protein 232-like isoform X3 codes for MADSVETFQTHLTSVMDSLIRASVCEITKLFQDTVNDYLVEISLNRNEMEALKLRLRLTENKLRNERKYGMGWAENRRNAGLIGSEDGGRKKRKIEVPRGKQKLGPAFGGVWEEGGGAAGEVAGGGWKEARQMYLIQVPGEEEEDEGELLEEGCISGEGEETDIIKEESGDMVDGGYQPASLRLIKEALKMDPPNQNCHGSRTHSEVGDMELSPVALKRPPAVRPEEGDEEEWDVGSPPTEVSEGALSVVDLSGLETALRAERGREQAGLKIPPTAGSNHGSRTPDPVVVADREFRLGQKYIGLDGLEQKGELESPTASERDYGDALQVHGARLKELQGSLPMGAGGELQPRWPKRLRDGEGMGEQGGSDEGLHHLSAPGSVDDSGEEETGDLMHFCMQCGGGFANEAELEEHPCPLGDAHLQEGGTENTLFPCASCGHAFSHAWALKNHECVCAAERPHRCELCGKGFTHSRSLERHQVVHTGERQHCCQQCGRSFSRLGNLERHQRIHTGERPYGCEACGKRFSRVEYLKRHQLIHSGDRDKAGSTHQCSQCGKNFSEPEQLKNHECFS; via the exons ATGGCGGACTCCGTGGAGACGTTCCAGACACACCTCACCTCTGTCATGGACAGTTTGATCCGAGCGTCGGTGTGCGAGATAACCAAACTGTTCCAGGACACGGTGAACGACTATCTGGTGGAAATATCTCTGAATAGGAATGAAATGGAGGCTCTGAAACTCCGACTCCGACTGACCGAGAACAAACTGAGAAATGAACGCAAGTACGGGATGGGGTGGGCAGAGAATCGCCGCAATGCTGGTTTGATAGGGTCGGAGGACGGTGGGCGGAAAAAGCGAAAAATTGAAGTGCCCC gAGGAAAGCAGAAGCTGGGTCCTGCGTTTGGAGGCGtgtgggaggaaggaggaggagcagCCGGGGAAGTAGCAGGGGGAGGCTGGAAGGAGGCACGCCAGATGTACCTCATCCAGGTCcctggggaggaagaggaagacgaaGGAGAACTATTGGAGGAGGGCTGTATttcgggagagggggaggagacagacaTCATCAAAGAGGAG TCCGGTGACATGGTGGATGGGGGTTACCAGCCTGCGTCTCTGCGGCTGATCAAGGAAGCCTTGAAGATGGACCCACCCAACCAGAACTGCCATGGATCCAGAACCCACAGCGAAG TAGGAGACATGGAGCTCAGCCCTGTGGCCCTGAAGAGGCCCCCAGCCGTGAGGCctgaagagggggatgaggaggagtgGGACGTGGGGTCCCCTCCAACGGAGGTGTCAGAGGGGGCGCTGAGCGTGGTGGACCTGAGTGGGCTGGAGACGGCACTGAGGGCAGAGAGGGGGCGCGAGCAGGCAGGCCTGAAGATCCCCCCCACAGCAGGCTCCAACCATGGCTCCAGGACCCCTGACCCGGTAGTAGTGGCAGACAGGGAGTTCAGACTGGGCCAGAAGTACATTGGGCTGGATGGGCTGGAACAGAAGGGGGAGCTGGAGAGTCCCACAGCCTCTGAGAGGGACTATGGTGATGCCCTGCAGGTTCATGGTGCCCGTCTGAAGGAATTACAGGGGTCACTGCCAATGGGGGCTGGAGGAGAGCTGCAGCCACGCTGGCCCAAGAGGCTGAGGGACGGTGAGGGGATGGGGGAGCAGGGAGGCTCAGACGAGGGCCTACATCACCTGTCTGCTCCGGGTAGCGTGGATGACAGtggtgaggaggagacaggggacctGATGCATTTCTGCATGCAGTGCGGCGGGGGCTTTGCCAACGAGGCTGAGCTGGAAGAGCACCCTTGCCCCCTGGGTGACGCCCACCTGCAGGAAGGAGGGACGGAGAACACCCTGTTCCCCTGCGCCTCGTGCGGCCACGCCTTTAGCCATGCCTGGGCCCTGAAGAAccatgagtgtgtgtgcgcggCCGAACGGCCCCACCGCTGCGAGCTCTGTGGGAAGGGCTTCACCCACTCTCGCTCGCTGGAGAGGCACCAGGTGGTTCACACTGGAGAGAGGCAGCACTGCTGCCAGCAGTGTGGGAGGAGCTTCAGTCGCCTAGGCAACCTGGAGAGGCACCAGCGGATTCACACAGGCGAGCGTCCGTACGGGTGCGAGGCGTGCGGGAAGCGCTTCAGCAGGGTAGAGTACCTGAAAAGACACCAGCTGATCCACAGTGGAGACAGAGACAAGGCCGGCAGCACTCACcagtgctcccagtgtggaaagaacTTCAGCGAACCAGAGCAGTTAAAAAACCACGAGTGCTTTTCATAA
- the LOC129858123 gene encoding zinc finger protein 232-like isoform X1, with protein MPTPPPCPHLLYFSLRSPSLPLHSHPLRSPSHSLPPLPLSRFCSVLRLLSFFMLSLPSPNSSISVTALLSLLSFMLSPASCCPSSSCSRSTCSPSPFPHSPLPHALCLCSPSLPPLSHSLPSLLSLLSFLSPSFLSLLPSVSLPLSSLLHARPLLLSPHPIPPSLPLSPSTGGKQKLGPAFGGVWEEGGGAAGEVAGGGWKEARQMYLIQVPGEEEEDEGELLEEGCISGEGEETDIIKEESGDMVDGGYQPASLRLIKEALKMDPPNQNCHGSRTHSEVGDMELSPVALKRPPAVRPEEGDEEEWDVGSPPTEVSEGALSVVDLSGLETALRAERGREQAGLKIPPTAGSNHGSRTPDPVVVADREFRLGQKYIGLDGLEQKGELESPTASERDYGDALQVHGARLKELQGSLPMGAGGELQPRWPKRLRDGEGMGEQGGSDEGLHHLSAPGSVDDSGEEETGDLMHFCMQCGGGFANEAELEEHPCPLGDAHLQEGGTENTLFPCASCGHAFSHAWALKNHECVCAAERPHRCELCGKGFTHSRSLERHQVVHTGERQHCCQQCGRSFSRLGNLERHQRIHTGERPYGCEACGKRFSRVEYLKRHQLIHSGDRDKAGSTHQCSQCGKNFSEPEQLKNHECFS; from the exons ATGCCCACTCCCCCTCCCTGCCCCCACCTCCTCTACTTTTctctccgctctccctccctccctcttcactCCCACCCCCTCCGCTCTCCTTCACACTCACTCCCGCCGCTTCCTCTCTCCCGCTTCTGCTCCGTACTCcgcctcctctccttcttcatgctctctctcccttcccccaacTCCTCAATTTCTgtcactgctctcctctccctcctctcctttatgctTTCTCCCGCTTCATgctgtccctcctcctcctgctctcgtTCAacatgctctccctctcccttcccccacTCTCCCCTTCCTCATGCTCTCTgcctctgctccccctctcttccgcctctctcccactccctgccatccctcctctccctgctttccttcctctctccttcatttctttcactgctcccctctgtctctctccctctctcctctctccttcatgctcgacccctcctcctctcaccccatcctatccccccctctcttcctctctccccctccacaggAGGAAAGCAGAAGCTGGGTCCTGCGTTTGGAGGCGtgtgggaggaaggaggaggagcagCCGGGGAAGTAGCAGGGGGAGGCTGGAAGGAGGCACGCCAGATGTACCTCATCCAGGTCcctggggaggaagaggaagacgaaGGAGAACTATTGGAGGAGGGCTGTATttcgggagagggggaggagacagacaTCATCAAAGAGGAG TCCGGTGACATGGTGGATGGGGGTTACCAGCCTGCGTCTCTGCGGCTGATCAAGGAAGCCTTGAAGATGGACCCACCCAACCAGAACTGCCATGGATCCAGAACCCACAGCGAAG TAGGAGACATGGAGCTCAGCCCTGTGGCCCTGAAGAGGCCCCCAGCCGTGAGGCctgaagagggggatgaggaggagtgGGACGTGGGGTCCCCTCCAACGGAGGTGTCAGAGGGGGCGCTGAGCGTGGTGGACCTGAGTGGGCTGGAGACGGCACTGAGGGCAGAGAGGGGGCGCGAGCAGGCAGGCCTGAAGATCCCCCCCACAGCAGGCTCCAACCATGGCTCCAGGACCCCTGACCCGGTAGTAGTGGCAGACAGGGAGTTCAGACTGGGCCAGAAGTACATTGGGCTGGATGGGCTGGAACAGAAGGGGGAGCTGGAGAGTCCCACAGCCTCTGAGAGGGACTATGGTGATGCCCTGCAGGTTCATGGTGCCCGTCTGAAGGAATTACAGGGGTCACTGCCAATGGGGGCTGGAGGAGAGCTGCAGCCACGCTGGCCCAAGAGGCTGAGGGACGGTGAGGGGATGGGGGAGCAGGGAGGCTCAGACGAGGGCCTACATCACCTGTCTGCTCCGGGTAGCGTGGATGACAGtggtgaggaggagacaggggacctGATGCATTTCTGCATGCAGTGCGGCGGGGGCTTTGCCAACGAGGCTGAGCTGGAAGAGCACCCTTGCCCCCTGGGTGACGCCCACCTGCAGGAAGGAGGGACGGAGAACACCCTGTTCCCCTGCGCCTCGTGCGGCCACGCCTTTAGCCATGCCTGGGCCCTGAAGAAccatgagtgtgtgtgcgcggCCGAACGGCCCCACCGCTGCGAGCTCTGTGGGAAGGGCTTCACCCACTCTCGCTCGCTGGAGAGGCACCAGGTGGTTCACACTGGAGAGAGGCAGCACTGCTGCCAGCAGTGTGGGAGGAGCTTCAGTCGCCTAGGCAACCTGGAGAGGCACCAGCGGATTCACACAGGCGAGCGTCCGTACGGGTGCGAGGCGTGCGGGAAGCGCTTCAGCAGGGTAGAGTACCTGAAAAGACACCAGCTGATCCACAGTGGAGACAGAGACAAGGCCGGCAGCACTCACcagtgctcccagtgtggaaagaacTTCAGCGAACCAGAGCAGTTAAAAAACCACGAGTGCTTTTCATAA
- the LOC129858123 gene encoding zinc finger protein 34-like isoform X4, which produces MADSVETFQTHLTSVMDSLIRASVCEITKLFQDTVNDYLVEISLNRNEMEALKLRLRLTENKLRNERKYGMGWAENRRNAGLIGSEDGGRKKRKIEVPRGKQKLGPAFGGVWEEGGGAAGEVAGGGWKEARQMYLIQVPGEEEEDEGELLEEGCISGEGEETDIIKEESGDMVDGGYQPASLRLIKEALKMDPPNQNCHGSRTHSEGDMELSPVALKRPPAVRPEEGDEEEWDVGSPPTEVSEGALSVVDLSGLETALRAERGREQAGLKIPPTAGSNHGSRTPDPVVVADREFRLGQKYIGLDGLEQKGELESPTASERDYGDALQVHGARLKELQGSLPMGAGGELQPRWPKRLRDGEGMGEQGGSDEGLHHLSAPGSVDDSGEEETGDLMHFCMQCGGGFANEAELEEHPCPLGDAHLQEGGTENTLFPCASCGHAFSHAWALKNHECVCAAERPHRCELCGKGFTHSRSLERHQVVHTGERQHCCQQCGRSFSRLGNLERHQRIHTGERPYGCEACGKRFSRVEYLKRHQLIHSGDRDKAGSTHQCSQCGKNFSEPEQLKNHECFS; this is translated from the exons ATGGCGGACTCCGTGGAGACGTTCCAGACACACCTCACCTCTGTCATGGACAGTTTGATCCGAGCGTCGGTGTGCGAGATAACCAAACTGTTCCAGGACACGGTGAACGACTATCTGGTGGAAATATCTCTGAATAGGAATGAAATGGAGGCTCTGAAACTCCGACTCCGACTGACCGAGAACAAACTGAGAAATGAACGCAAGTACGGGATGGGGTGGGCAGAGAATCGCCGCAATGCTGGTTTGATAGGGTCGGAGGACGGTGGGCGGAAAAAGCGAAAAATTGAAGTGCCCC gAGGAAAGCAGAAGCTGGGTCCTGCGTTTGGAGGCGtgtgggaggaaggaggaggagcagCCGGGGAAGTAGCAGGGGGAGGCTGGAAGGAGGCACGCCAGATGTACCTCATCCAGGTCcctggggaggaagaggaagacgaaGGAGAACTATTGGAGGAGGGCTGTATttcgggagagggggaggagacagacaTCATCAAAGAGGAG TCCGGTGACATGGTGGATGGGGGTTACCAGCCTGCGTCTCTGCGGCTGATCAAGGAAGCCTTGAAGATGGACCCACCCAACCAGAACTGCCATGGATCCAGAACCCACAGCGAAG GAGACATGGAGCTCAGCCCTGTGGCCCTGAAGAGGCCCCCAGCCGTGAGGCctgaagagggggatgaggaggagtgGGACGTGGGGTCCCCTCCAACGGAGGTGTCAGAGGGGGCGCTGAGCGTGGTGGACCTGAGTGGGCTGGAGACGGCACTGAGGGCAGAGAGGGGGCGCGAGCAGGCAGGCCTGAAGATCCCCCCCACAGCAGGCTCCAACCATGGCTCCAGGACCCCTGACCCGGTAGTAGTGGCAGACAGGGAGTTCAGACTGGGCCAGAAGTACATTGGGCTGGATGGGCTGGAACAGAAGGGGGAGCTGGAGAGTCCCACAGCCTCTGAGAGGGACTATGGTGATGCCCTGCAGGTTCATGGTGCCCGTCTGAAGGAATTACAGGGGTCACTGCCAATGGGGGCTGGAGGAGAGCTGCAGCCACGCTGGCCCAAGAGGCTGAGGGACGGTGAGGGGATGGGGGAGCAGGGAGGCTCAGACGAGGGCCTACATCACCTGTCTGCTCCGGGTAGCGTGGATGACAGtggtgaggaggagacaggggacctGATGCATTTCTGCATGCAGTGCGGCGGGGGCTTTGCCAACGAGGCTGAGCTGGAAGAGCACCCTTGCCCCCTGGGTGACGCCCACCTGCAGGAAGGAGGGACGGAGAACACCCTGTTCCCCTGCGCCTCGTGCGGCCACGCCTTTAGCCATGCCTGGGCCCTGAAGAAccatgagtgtgtgtgcgcggCCGAACGGCCCCACCGCTGCGAGCTCTGTGGGAAGGGCTTCACCCACTCTCGCTCGCTGGAGAGGCACCAGGTGGTTCACACTGGAGAGAGGCAGCACTGCTGCCAGCAGTGTGGGAGGAGCTTCAGTCGCCTAGGCAACCTGGAGAGGCACCAGCGGATTCACACAGGCGAGCGTCCGTACGGGTGCGAGGCGTGCGGGAAGCGCTTCAGCAGGGTAGAGTACCTGAAAAGACACCAGCTGATCCACAGTGGAGACAGAGACAAGGCCGGCAGCACTCACcagtgctcccagtgtggaaagaacTTCAGCGAACCAGAGCAGTTAAAAAACCACGAGTGCTTTTCATAA
- the LOC129858123 gene encoding zinc finger protein with KRAB and SCAN domains 8-like isoform X2, with translation MPTPPPCPHLLYFSLRSPSLPLHSHPLRSPSHSLPPLPLSRFCSVLRLLSFFMLSLPSPNSSISVTALLSLLSFMLSPASCCPSSSCSRSTCSPSPFPHSPLPHALCLCSPSLPPLSHSLPSLLSLLSFLSPSFLSLLPSVSLPLSSLLHARPLLLSPHPIPPSLPLSPSTGGKQKLGPAFGGVWEEGGGAAGEVAGGGWKEARQMYLIQVPGEEEEDEGELLEEGCISGEGEETDIIKEESGDMVDGGYQPASLRLIKEALKMDPPNQNCHGSRTHSEGDMELSPVALKRPPAVRPEEGDEEEWDVGSPPTEVSEGALSVVDLSGLETALRAERGREQAGLKIPPTAGSNHGSRTPDPVVVADREFRLGQKYIGLDGLEQKGELESPTASERDYGDALQVHGARLKELQGSLPMGAGGELQPRWPKRLRDGEGMGEQGGSDEGLHHLSAPGSVDDSGEEETGDLMHFCMQCGGGFANEAELEEHPCPLGDAHLQEGGTENTLFPCASCGHAFSHAWALKNHECVCAAERPHRCELCGKGFTHSRSLERHQVVHTGERQHCCQQCGRSFSRLGNLERHQRIHTGERPYGCEACGKRFSRVEYLKRHQLIHSGDRDKAGSTHQCSQCGKNFSEPEQLKNHECFS, from the exons ATGCCCACTCCCCCTCCCTGCCCCCACCTCCTCTACTTTTctctccgctctccctccctccctcttcactCCCACCCCCTCCGCTCTCCTTCACACTCACTCCCGCCGCTTCCTCTCTCCCGCTTCTGCTCCGTACTCcgcctcctctccttcttcatgctctctctcccttcccccaacTCCTCAATTTCTgtcactgctctcctctccctcctctcctttatgctTTCTCCCGCTTCATgctgtccctcctcctcctgctctcgtTCAacatgctctccctctcccttcccccacTCTCCCCTTCCTCATGCTCTCTgcctctgctccccctctcttccgcctctctcccactccctgccatccctcctctccctgctttccttcctctctccttcatttctttcactgctcccctctgtctctctccctctctcctctctccttcatgctcgacccctcctcctctcaccccatcctatccccccctctcttcctctctccccctccacaggAGGAAAGCAGAAGCTGGGTCCTGCGTTTGGAGGCGtgtgggaggaaggaggaggagcagCCGGGGAAGTAGCAGGGGGAGGCTGGAAGGAGGCACGCCAGATGTACCTCATCCAGGTCcctggggaggaagaggaagacgaaGGAGAACTATTGGAGGAGGGCTGTATttcgggagagggggaggagacagacaTCATCAAAGAGGAG TCCGGTGACATGGTGGATGGGGGTTACCAGCCTGCGTCTCTGCGGCTGATCAAGGAAGCCTTGAAGATGGACCCACCCAACCAGAACTGCCATGGATCCAGAACCCACAGCGAAG GAGACATGGAGCTCAGCCCTGTGGCCCTGAAGAGGCCCCCAGCCGTGAGGCctgaagagggggatgaggaggagtgGGACGTGGGGTCCCCTCCAACGGAGGTGTCAGAGGGGGCGCTGAGCGTGGTGGACCTGAGTGGGCTGGAGACGGCACTGAGGGCAGAGAGGGGGCGCGAGCAGGCAGGCCTGAAGATCCCCCCCACAGCAGGCTCCAACCATGGCTCCAGGACCCCTGACCCGGTAGTAGTGGCAGACAGGGAGTTCAGACTGGGCCAGAAGTACATTGGGCTGGATGGGCTGGAACAGAAGGGGGAGCTGGAGAGTCCCACAGCCTCTGAGAGGGACTATGGTGATGCCCTGCAGGTTCATGGTGCCCGTCTGAAGGAATTACAGGGGTCACTGCCAATGGGGGCTGGAGGAGAGCTGCAGCCACGCTGGCCCAAGAGGCTGAGGGACGGTGAGGGGATGGGGGAGCAGGGAGGCTCAGACGAGGGCCTACATCACCTGTCTGCTCCGGGTAGCGTGGATGACAGtggtgaggaggagacaggggacctGATGCATTTCTGCATGCAGTGCGGCGGGGGCTTTGCCAACGAGGCTGAGCTGGAAGAGCACCCTTGCCCCCTGGGTGACGCCCACCTGCAGGAAGGAGGGACGGAGAACACCCTGTTCCCCTGCGCCTCGTGCGGCCACGCCTTTAGCCATGCCTGGGCCCTGAAGAAccatgagtgtgtgtgcgcggCCGAACGGCCCCACCGCTGCGAGCTCTGTGGGAAGGGCTTCACCCACTCTCGCTCGCTGGAGAGGCACCAGGTGGTTCACACTGGAGAGAGGCAGCACTGCTGCCAGCAGTGTGGGAGGAGCTTCAGTCGCCTAGGCAACCTGGAGAGGCACCAGCGGATTCACACAGGCGAGCGTCCGTACGGGTGCGAGGCGTGCGGGAAGCGCTTCAGCAGGGTAGAGTACCTGAAAAGACACCAGCTGATCCACAGTGGAGACAGAGACAAGGCCGGCAGCACTCACcagtgctcccagtgtggaaagaacTTCAGCGAACCAGAGCAGTTAAAAAACCACGAGTGCTTTTCATAA